The following DNA comes from Vigna radiata var. radiata cultivar VC1973A chromosome 4, Vradiata_ver6, whole genome shotgun sequence.
GCAGATGAGATAATCTTTGCACTGACACGTATTATTTGCAAATGTGATTAACTTTGTTGCAAGGATACTTTTTATACAAAGTGTATGTTTATCCACAATGAATTCACTGTTGTTTTGAAGACTTTTGCGATAGCTTTAAGCAATGGTGGGGAGTGTACAAGATATGATTGAGATTTGGCTTGTAGAATGCAGCAAAAATTAACCATAACACAGTGAATTTTCTTACGGGAGATTTTTAAAGTTATGGGGGAAATTGCTCGGAAGAAAGCAAGAGAAGTTTGGTTAGATACCTGACAGAAATGAACCTGtatactcttttttctttcttctcactGCAATATCTGCAAATTCTTGATAAAgattatttctttgttttatttccaTGATGGccaattcaaaatttagttgcttttaagGCCTTCttttatgtgtttgtgtgttcttttttatcaaaatttaactaATGCTTTTTGATAGGATAAGGAGGAAAGTACAAGAATTTATTTGGACTAGTGAAACTGTGTTAGAACTCCAACAAACTTTTTCATCtatttcaataaattgtttTGTTGAAACTCGTCAAAATAAGCTGTTTAAACAGCTTAATTAATTGCTCATCAATAAGCTCTCATCATGAGACCTTTCGCCATGAATTTAACCATGAAACTCAGTACAATAAGCTAAAAAAAGGCTTATTTTGATAAGTTATGCCTTTAAGCTTgatgaaacaaattaaaaaaacttaagaaAGTTATGTTATAAAGCATTTTCACAAGCTCAAATctaagtttttttcttccaaacactCCCATATGCTTAACAAAGCTGGATAGAATTTTTAGTCTCAAACATACAGCATTTTTTTCTTCTGGCTTTACCtcaatataataaatgattCCACACACATTTAATTCTTTACATTTCCAAGCATTGTAGTATCTATGCATCCATGCTTCAACGGGCCAAAACATAATGTGACCAAGAATGTACCTATTGGCCCACGTCCTACACGAAAATCCACTCATGCACATGGGATTGTGGAACAAACAGAAAGGGTATTAAATGCATACTTGATCAACTATGCACACATAATGCAATCTAAAACCAAATTTAGCATGATGACCCTCTTATGGTTTGGATGCTTAATCCAGATGAGGGCATAGCTAATAGTGACAGTAACTCACAACTCAATAGATTGAACTCAATAAAATACTCAAGGGGAAAGAAAATATGCCAACATGAGGGGAAGAACAAGGAAATTGAGCAAAATAAGGATTATAGCAATTGATGATATTAAATTGATGTTTCAACATTGATAGCACACTAGTGGATCTAGACCAtaaaacctatatatatatataacactaaCATTTATTTTAGGGGCACAAGGAAAGAGATACttacataataaaattgattgcaTAGCCTAGTTATATCTCACATACACATACCTTTTCAGTTATGTCCCTCTCGAGCTACAATAAGTTCTTCTAAGTTCTCAGCGTCACCAGAGTCTACAGGCAGCATTATCTCATCCTCAACAGTGAAATTATAATTCAAGCCAATGGCTCTTAGAAGCTGGTATACTTCAAACATGGTAGGCCTCTCCTTTGGCATTTCTGAAACACAATTGCATGCAACCTTCAGAAATTGGAAAACTTCCTGGTCTACTCCATTCCCAAGTAATGATTCATCAATGACAGCATGGAGTTTTGCATTGCTAGATTGCTGTGAAATCCATTCAACCAAATTTCCCTTGAAAGTTTCCGGAGCTTTAGCCACATGAGTAGGTCTTTCACCTGTCACCAGCTCAAGAAGCACGGTCCCAAAGCTATAAATATCCCCTTTAGGAGTAGCCACCAAAGTTTTTGTATATTCAGGAGCAACATAACCCAAATCCCCAAACTCCCCATTCACAAAAGTACTCAAATGTGTATCAATTGGGTTCATCAATCTAGCAAGACCAAAATCAGAAATTTTGGGCTCAAAATCAGCATCCAACAAGATGCACTTAGAGCTTATGTTTCGATGGAGAATACGGGGATTGCAGCTATGATGAAGCCATGCCAACCCTTTGGCTGCGCCAATTGCAATTTTGAGCCTTACAGCCCAATCCATGGTGCACGCGCCTGCCTCAGGATGAAGTTGATCATGGAGGGTACCATTTGGCATATTTTTATAGACCAAAAGCCTCTCCCTTTTAGCCAGACAAAAACCTAAAAGAGGAACCAGGTTACGATGTTTGACAGTCCCTAGTATAGCCATCTCAGACATAAATTCTTTCTCTGAGTGTTGAGATTCCTGCAATCTCTTAACCATGAGTGATGTGCCATCAGGAAGGACAGCTTTGTAAACAGTTCCTGATCTTCCAGTCCCAATAATATTGCTATTACTGAAGTTATTAGTTGCCTTCATGAGATCATTCAAgttcatttttgaaatttcCTTCTCAAACATAGAAACCTGGTGTACAAATTCAGCACAGTTACACATAATACGCAAGAGTTCAAATCACATTAGCTTTGGCtgcataaatttaaatgaaaatatacaaaaagaaattatcatgCGTGATAAACTTTCCATAACTAAGCAATCTTCTAAAACACGGATCAATCCTAGAAATAAAAGGAGTTTTCAGCTCCATGTATAATATTGATATAGCTTACCTTTATTGTTTTGGTTCCCTTTAGACTTCTTGCCCACTTGTTTCCTTCAGGGTCCTCTTCCTTCTTCCTATAAGAAATACGGCGCACGTAGAAGAACATTCCAATGCCCAAACCTAATGCTGCAACTGTCACACCACCAACAGCTGCTCCAGCTATAACAGCAGTGTTACTCTTTGCAGAGTTGGCATGGCAAGCATCCAAGGGACCACCACACAGGCCAGAATTATTTGCATAACTTCCTGCATCAGCCACACCTGCTTTAAAGGCTGGAACCGGCCCTGTCAAAAGATTATTGGAAACACTAAAAGCCTTAAGCCGCGGGAGCTGGCTCAAGTTTGAAGGAATTTGACCAGAGAGTTGGTTTTGATCAAGTCTGAGAGTATTGAGATAGGTACAGTTTGAGAGGGAAGCAGGTATTTCCCCTGTAAAGTCATTTGAGGATAGATCAATGGATGTCGCATATGTAAGAAGTGTGGATATATCTGCTGGAATGGTGTTAGAGAGTCTGTTAAGTGAAAAGTCTAATCCTGTCATGCTTGAGCAATTTTTAATGCCGCGTGGAAACTCACCCTTGAGTCCCATGTTCGACAGTTTCAGATTCAAGACCCTGTTCTCATCAGGGTGCCAACACTCAACCCCAGTGAACTTGCATATACTCCCTTCTGTTTTGTTGCTGAAATCCCAGGATTGCAAATACTTGAAAGGGTCCTGAAGTGCTTCCTTTACACTTTTCAAGCAGGATATATCACTATCAGTCCCACAAACCATGCCACAGAAAACCAGCAGAAAGAAACTAACAATAACATGAGAACTGAAAACTTGGCTACCCTCAACCATCTTTACCAAAAATCCAAGAACAAGGTATTGAGACAAATTCACCAAAATTGGTAACTAATCAAGCTGTAGCATAAAATTTATACACTCCATAGCACTTGAATCCTCACAAGTGCACATACACGCCCTGAAAAACAATAACACAAACACCATCAACTCAATTGAGAGTCCACAATTCACACCGACCAAATCAACCAACCcatgaatagaaaaaaagaggaaaaaagggcATCAATTCCCCACCCCcctttaagaacaaaaattCAGAGTCTTCGCCAAAACCCAGTGAACTTAcgtaaaaaatacatttttaaaaaatcccTTTTGAcacaaataaacacaaacataaataGAAGGAACCCAGATTCAGAAATCACGTGAATTTTGCCCAGGAGCACTGAAATACCCACCTGGGATATTGAGCAAGTCAAGCCAGAAATAGCAGGGAATAATCACTTTGCCCAAAGGAAAGGGCAAGGCACATGGAACAGAACAAAAGAAAGACTTGACCAAAAATTAtgtatagagagagagagagagagagagagagaatcgGTATATAGTGATGATGGGAAAGAAGAGAGTGAGAATGCGTTTCAAGAACTGTGATGAGAACACAAAAGAGTCAAACGAATAACAcgctaagtttttttttttttggacaaGTTCAGAGAGGTGTAGACTATTGATGAAGACGAAGACTTAACGAGTTTCTTTCTTTGACTATTTCGCTTTTTCCTCAGAATGAAGGCCAAAAAATTATTCAGTCACAaaactttatgattttttttccaattttacctaataaaaaataggggaaaaagtatataaatgttatgcatggtgtgtgtgtatatatatatatatatatatatatatatatatatatatatatatatatatatatatatatgaaacataAGGCTAAAATAGAATGAAAGAGAGtgtgaatatataaatataataaaattaattttttattttaatgataaggTAAACAGGCGTgataagtatttatattttgtttttaaacaagATTACATTTTTAGGAcgaaaaatttgaattttattgattattacattaattaaatatgtattaagggttttttaataattatcaaaaagtaatattaatatgaaatatacaattaatcttgaagaaaatagtattatcttaaatttacaaaataaagaataaaagttaaattaccTCTTTAATAAATACAGGaggtaataattattaaaattgaaatgtgtATTCGattatatttagttattataattcaaaaaataaaattaaagtttttatatttagattaattttttttattgtaatatttcgGTGAGAGAGTATTTATTCTAGCAATAAATATGTATGATAACAACTGACGTGTATTAggattcaaattttaattttatttcttctcaTTCTGgacttattttcttataaaaatattttaaatatttttaagcacttggaaaaaataataactctTAATTCCTTAACTAATACCTTCAAGAAAATTTAGTAATGGTATtggttttcttaattttttttttaattttaatttttaaaattattttttatttaattcttattatttttgtgacaCCAATGAATTAGATATTGCAtgagtaattaaaattaaatacgaAGTTTTGTTTACGCAAAAACTAGACGTAAAGTTAGGTacgaaataattaattaaaagcaaaagaaaaaaaagtggaattcaaaattttcttttacttttttctcaAAAACTTTAAGGAAccttatatcattttaaaaagtgTTGGAGAGACGTATCAAACTAGAATACCAAATTTGGCTTATAAGCGAGTTTTTAAAACCTTATATTCAGAAGCTATTTTCGAAAggattaaataactttttttttctttattttttactactgaaaaattatttaatagcTTAACTGTCAAACTAActcattaaattataaatgtaaaagaattattagctaaataatatataaaagtgaatAAGAAACGATATTttgtattgttaaaatatattttgaggatattttaattatattttttattgacatTAAAATCTTATATGTTACGTATAGGCAAATTATTATAAGTCTTTTAAAAGGGTAATAATACATAgaaacattttttgacaacacagaACATCaatcattctttttttctttttattcacaaaattaaaaattatgtttagttCTTCACGTTCAGAAATACTACTTTTAGTTCCTTAATATTGTTAGTGTCATAATGATGACTAACACGATATATTTTATCTAtgttaatcataaaataatgacgtaattttttaatttaattactaaaatatatttctaatcttcaaatttaagtcaaaatttgtttcactcacttaaattttaaaactaatatatctTTAGTCCCTTACAACAGTGTTAGTTTGCCAACATAATTTTAACAAtgtcaactttaaaaaaataattatttttaattggaaaacataaaataattatttttaattttgtgaaccaaaaaaataattttcgaTAAGGAatactgaaaaaaaatatatttaaattgtagaatttaaaatatcaattttacatCGGATgataatatttagacaacatttttttgataacatttgaacattgattacgtgtcaatctgtgattggtcaaaaattacagattgatacgtaatcaatgtttaaatattgtcaaaaaaaatattgtctaaatatcattatcttttacaTTAGGGAGTgacaaaatatttacatttgGAACTAGTGagttaagatatatttttgttcataatttcttttcttccaaaataaaaaatcctctTTTGGAAagataataagttattattgaGGTAAGTTATgctcttttaataattataactttttggTGTTTTATAGGCAAgaaaaatttgtatgttttGATGTATGAATTTGAATGTAATGTAAagatatattcatattttatatatttgcgTTAATTTTGATTTGACAACAACTTTTTTCTGagataaagtttttatttttgtcactTTTTGTAAAGATTGATGATGTCATATCTATCTCTGATTGGAAGTTAAGAGCattattttagataatgttAAATTATCACTGATAGAGACATGTGGGATCAGGAGTTCGACAATcacaatttagggtttttagttTGAGTTTGTTTAGAAGAATTTTTCCGAAACCCAATTacatttataacaattattagtcttataaattttaataaatgtaggaaaagtatttaataaatgttttaattaagtttatccATAGAAAGGAAAAAGGGCATCATAGAACTATGAGGCACCATCCCAATTTTCAAACCGATAATCTTAACTTACTCGAAAATTATTTGACTTCTCCAACTACTTATTGTGTTGGTTTTTGACATTATTCCTCATAACCACATGCATTTAGACACGATCAAACAAGTTTCATGTAcaccttttaaatatttttcctctattttacacctaatatatttttttttaagtgttaaatattttttagttcttatactttgggacgattttggttttagtccctctttcaaactaaggtacaatttagtccttcaattttaaaaaacactagttttagtcttttttactaaatttttttaactttatttgttgtttcaaacacctttttcagttaacattgaatcaaaaatgtgtcaaatagtgtaaacaatctaaatactataataaaacttgtttgaaacagcaaataaagttaaaaaaatttggtaaaaagaactaaaactagagttttctaaagttgaaggactaaattgtaccttagtttaaaagatggattaaaaccaaaatcacctcaaaatatagagactaaaaatatatttaaccctttttttaaagttcatttattcaaaattattttatattttaaaataaaaatattattatgtttatgttGGACagatattgaataaaaaattgggTGTTTGTCATTACctaaaaaaatcaactttacttttttaaaagttataatctgaaaataaaaattaacaaattatacaCTCTAATagctaaaattagtttttagatTATGCAGAATGAAAAccaaataattttcaatatatatatatatatatatatatatatattatctttcagATTAcactatttaagaaaaatgaaaattgtttttatatgaaatatgaaAGTGCAAGAAGAAACGTAAAAGTTGGTTAGCCCAATAAGGACGAAGACATTAAGACATCTAGACATGattattttacaaatcaaaTAGAAAACATAACAGGAATTCCACAGACACGTTTTTAGCCGTCAAATCCAACTTCATAGATTATTATAGTCCtaatttaacaacttttttaaatcaacattatttaaaaatagttacatGACCAAATAATCAGTCAAATCTACGTAGCTGCAGGCTGGTTTTCATTTCAATAAAGAACACAGTTCAAAGATACGGAATTGATAATAGTACtactcatttaaaaattatgtatcCCCATTAATATTATTGTACATGAAATCAGTTTTATAATACTCATATTGTTAACAGATTCATTGGAGAAAACTTCTCAAAGGTAATGCTCACTCAAATAATTGTTCttagtatatttaattttcatttcacaCGGCAGATGATAAAGGAGTAGAAACCAGAAAATTGAAAGTTCTTAGTAGGTGGAAGGGAACATTGCTTGGACacgcaaaaataaaaataggaaaagaaaaagaaagtcgTTGATTGAGGACTAGGGACCATAAACTTTCTCATAAATCCTGTTTTAAAATACTCATCCATTTCAGAGTTCCCTCCTCCACATCTGACCAATTATAATTTGTTGGTTTAAAAAACAATTAGCAATCATATTTGCAGTAGAAGTAAAAGACTATGAAGAATTTGTGCTAGTAGAGAACATGGTAATTTACAAACCAATAGAAAAAAAGCTTAGGATAATTTCAGCATATAATATCGATGTGATCAAACCATGAAAAATAGTCAACCTTTCTTCCCACACAATTCATGCCATCCTATCTAATTACGGGACTCGGTGATATACATGGATAGGTCCCACTTCCTATGGGATTCAACAAGCTATGTTACCAATAGAAATATACTGCAAAACTTCCTTTGACTTCTTAATCATATAGTAAATTATCATcataatcttaaaaaattatgaccTAAATGAAACAAGTGCACCTATTTCCAAGGAAACTTCGGGAATCCTTTCAGAAGTCTAACTGCTGAAGCCTCCCAATGTAATTAAGACGTCAATTTGCGTTACCAGTCctgaaaaaaagaatgaaacacATTTCACATCAGATGATAAGTCCAAAAACTTGCATTCATAAATTTAGCTATTGTGCAATGCCAATCACCTGAGTATAGTCATCATCCTGGGAAGAAAATAGATATTTGATAAAGTTGCACAAACATAAACACGGGAAATCTAAAGTCATCTATTgtgtgaaaatttgaatttagatatttatacaaaattataaaacgTTGTTCCCAAGCTATGATTCATATGCAGCCAACCTTAACGTAAAAAATACTGAGCTAAGAGACTCCACAAACCAATGTTTCAATAGGTCAATGCAAATGGAACAACAAAGAGGTGTTCTAAAATGAACAAAGTAGAGAATAGCTAAGGACTGCACGCAACATCCTCGTGTggcataaattatatttaacattcaGTTATTTTACTAAggctaaaaaaatattcaatgttACAACATTAAAGCAGACATACGGAGAAACATAGTTTACATTTCCAATAAAATGACAAATGATCTCCTTTAGGCCTCAAgagaacataaataaaaacatacacaatctgaaacaataaaaatataatatttaaaggaaaattgTTGCATCCTGCCCTACGACAAATTTTCAAGTTCATTTAAGGAATTCAATATTTGATTTTCCCTTTACTTTTCACTTTATACACTTCCAAAGTAGGGAAATGCAATATGTCATCCCTGCACGATATCTTCCCTTGATCTGTTTACTTTCATGTATTTAAGTATAAAGAGAAGAGATATATAACTGAGAAAAGGTTAGTGGATATAGCAAAAATTTGAAAGTGACTCATCAATACCGATCTCTTATTCAAACTGAGTTGATAAAGATAtgcaaactatttttttttgcattagaCGACTGGAATTTTGTATGTAAGCTTTAAATTGATTCAAACATGTTAGCTTTATAAGTTTGaagtcatttttttaaaaaaaaaaatctccatggaaaaaaaaaaaacacagtaaatgacatttttctagGAAAAATTAAAGGCTTTGGTAAAAGTAAAGATGTTTGCTGCCCTTGGGTACAGTTGGTTGGAGCCGGATGCTCGCAACTTCAATGGTTTCACTACAGCCTTATAATTTGCTgagatcaaatataaattttagctTCGGTTTCGTTATCTTCCAGGATGTTTGCTATTTCAGACGTTAAAAGAATGGGCAGCTTTCCAAAGGAGGTGAGAAGTGTAATGTGTCATAATGAGCACACTGGAGTCTGGCATTTGTTCAACATAACATGGCTCCCTACTTTTAAGTATAGCCGTACTACAAAATCAAAAATTATATAGGACAAAACTTAATGCAGGAACACGTTCATCAGAACATAAACCATAAAACTAAAGGTGTCAGAATGAATTGCAATCAGTGAGTTAACCAAGCTCACCATGGGTTTGAACCACGTTGAGTTGGAAAATTGAAGAGTTTTAAATTATGGATCAAAATTAACTCGCCTCATTTAACATGAGTCAAACAGGTTTGAGCCTGGTTACAAGTGGGTTGACCTGttttcatgataaaaaataattacaatttgaaAGTATTAGAACTCTTAATATtggttatatatttaaatattcaatgttATTATAGACAGACATATATACATAGAagacaattaataaaaaaacatcatttttatattcttttaaattcagTTAGTCAACCCACGTAAGTGAGTAGGGCTGAGCAAACCCATCTTTAGCTCACCTGTGGAGAAGTCACCCATGTAAACTAAATTGACTCACTTTGATATCCCACATAAAATTTCTTGGCATTAGACACTTAATATATAATCCACTattaaaaaacgaaaatttACCTGTGGATAAAATGCACTCAAAATAAGATTACAATTCTACATTCAAGATTCCTCCAAGTGTTTTTGCCTTTTTGCACTTGTTCTCTTTTCAACAAAGTCCAAGGTTGACAGTTCCCCATCCACAGCATCTTGTTCAAGCATTACTCGTTCTGGctgaattcttttcttcttttcactcCTGTGTATTTTTAAGACAGCTATGAAAGTATATACTTTCAAAAGTATTGTTTTGACTGgacaaatacataataaaagaaaaacctgTCAGCATGGGAAACAACTTCTAAGTTCTTGTCCAACCAATGAATGCTGCCTGTGTGATCGGGAATTAGAGATCCATAAACATGAAGTATTTCTTCATCAAAACTGCAAAAGGATAAATCATTGAAATTTATCATGTGATGAAATGTTCAACTCACAGCTATTGCCATCAATTCATACAAATTTCATCATCGGGAGGTTATCAGTATCTGGTCTATAACAAATTTCATTACTGTGAACAAAAATCTTCACAGTACTCCTATTATCTGCACTACTGTAGAAACAACCAAACACGGAATACATGTTCCTAAAAACAATAGCAAAGACTTAAAATGGAACAATTATATGATACCCACTGCATATGCATAAGATGCTATCAGTGCCCACTTTAATCCAttcaacaaaagcaaaaaccaAAATACATAATCTCATACAATGAATATGTCAAAACTGTGGAGTTTCTGATAAATTCAGATACAGCTAATCATACAATTATAAACAGTCGTGCAAACTTATGACTATTGCCTAATTACTGCCTATATAAGTCTGCAAATATGGTGTTTCTTCATTGCAGTAAACCCCAACCAAGCGACAGACACATTCCGGTACAGTTTGACATGTCTTCGTTGTATCAACTAGGATAGGTAATACTATTTATTGATACAAATGTTCACTAAGATTTGAAGTCACACTCAATTCCAAAGAATATATATCCTACAGAATTAGTCTTAACTGAAGCAAATTAACAGTATGTCACCTCTTGACTAAAAACCGTATCATGGTCCCGACCTTTATCACATGTCGCTTGTTAGACCTGCTTGCATACACCTCATGCCCTTTTTTCTACAAAAGAGGAAGAGGAATAACATAAACCGTATCAGCACCACTGATTAATCACTAAAACAAATGGAACTAATAAATTCATCATTGCCACAATAAAGAATGTCCggattcaattttcaaaattacacaTTCCAATAGTCCCACGTCAAATTTGAACGAAACACACAAAAAGGTAGTTATTCTAGCTTCACTTGATTCACATCAATGttgaataaaactttaattgcGTAGTATGTTCCTGTACCACTGCAATCTTTAAGTTTTAGTCCCGAAACCTAAAACTACTTGTTTCGGTCCCTGTCATCCACAACCATATGGACAAAATATGTGTGTAAAGACtacaatgaattaaaaaatgtgcAAGCAGAGACTACTGCGAGTAGCTTTTGTGCGTAAAGAGAGACTAAATAATAAAGGCAGTGTGAGTACGGAAACTAGATggataattaaacattgaaTTAACATGCACCCAAACACATTTAATTGATCGCTAAACCATATCAACACACCTCTA
Coding sequences within:
- the LOC106759403 gene encoding probably inactive leucine-rich repeat receptor-like protein kinase At5g48380, which produces MVEGSQVFSSHVIVSFFLLVFCGMVCGTDSDISCLKSVKEALQDPFKYLQSWDFSNKTEGSICKFTGVECWHPDENRVLNLKLSNMGLKGEFPRGIKNCSSMTGLDFSLNRLSNTIPADISTLLTYATSIDLSSNDFTGEIPASLSNCTYLNTLRLDQNQLSGQIPSNLSQLPRLKAFSVSNNLLTGPVPAFKAGVADAGSYANNSGLCGGPLDACHANSAKSNTAVIAGAAVGGVTVAALGLGIGMFFYVRRISYRKKEEDPEGNKWARSLKGTKTIKVSMFEKEISKMNLNDLMKATNNFSNSNIIGTGRSGTVYKAVLPDGTSLMVKRLQESQHSEKEFMSEMAILGTVKHRNLVPLLGFCLAKRERLLVYKNMPNGTLHDQLHPEAGACTMDWAVRLKIAIGAAKGLAWLHHSCNPRILHRNISSKCILLDADFEPKISDFGLARLMNPIDTHLSTFVNGEFGDLGYVAPEYTKTLVATPKGDIYSFGTVLLELVTGERPTHVAKAPETFKGNLVEWISQQSSNAKLHAVIDESLLGNGVDQEVFQFLKVACNCVSEMPKERPTMFEVYQLLRAIGLNYNFTVEDEIMLPVDSGDAENLEELIVAREGHN